In one window of Caballeronia sp. TF1N1 DNA:
- a CDS encoding uracil-xanthine permease family protein — MKAESATHDVDARLPAWQLALFGLQHVLSMAASPVTAVFLMSRMLSLPAEMTVHLIGATFFVCGAGTILQSLGAGPVGARLPFVMVPGGAPAMLFAVIAMQTDLRTAAGAAILTSLFYWIVLPVFARCLRFFPRVVVGAMLLLVSVSLIRIYAGIVVGQPGTPGFARPEALGLALLTIVATLAVARLFKGTLGRLAVLLGLVIGTFAAWAMGSMSLSGLWSGPLFTWPMLLPFGMPRFDVLAALPMLIFSVISMAEATGQTVAVGEITGRKIDVRRDVPRTIRGDALASLIGSLLGTSLIITSAENIGVVQTTRVRSRYVTATAGVMLMLIALFVPLGRLAYAIPAPVVGGTALIVFAMIGVMGINLLGKVDLHARGNQYTLAAALVMGLLPILVPNVYAALPGSLQIVMGNGMAAGTLTAIIVNLIFGAWRLAPVEKVQST; from the coding sequence GTGAAAGCTGAATCCGCCACGCATGATGTCGACGCGCGTTTGCCCGCATGGCAACTCGCGCTGTTCGGTTTGCAACATGTGCTGTCCATGGCCGCATCGCCCGTTACGGCGGTCTTTCTGATGTCGCGCATGTTGTCGCTGCCAGCCGAGATGACCGTGCATTTGATCGGCGCGACGTTCTTCGTGTGCGGCGCCGGCACGATCTTACAGTCGCTCGGCGCGGGGCCGGTGGGCGCGCGGCTGCCATTCGTGATGGTGCCGGGCGGCGCGCCCGCGATGCTCTTCGCCGTCATCGCGATGCAAACGGATCTGCGTACCGCGGCGGGCGCGGCGATCCTCACCAGTCTCTTCTACTGGATCGTGCTGCCGGTATTCGCGCGCTGTCTGCGCTTCTTTCCGCGCGTGGTCGTGGGCGCCATGCTGCTGCTCGTCTCGGTCAGTCTCATCAGGATTTACGCCGGAATCGTCGTCGGGCAGCCGGGGACGCCGGGCTTTGCGCGGCCCGAGGCGCTCGGACTTGCGCTGCTGACCATCGTGGCCACGCTCGCGGTCGCGCGTCTCTTCAAGGGCACGCTGGGCAGGCTCGCGGTGCTGCTGGGTCTTGTCATCGGCACGTTCGCCGCCTGGGCAATGGGTTCGATGTCCCTAAGCGGCCTCTGGAGCGGCCCGCTCTTCACGTGGCCGATGCTATTGCCCTTCGGCATGCCGCGCTTCGACGTGCTGGCCGCGCTTCCCATGCTGATCTTCAGTGTCATTTCGATGGCCGAAGCCACTGGGCAGACGGTTGCCGTCGGCGAGATCACGGGCAGGAAGATCGACGTTCGCCGCGACGTACCGCGCACGATTCGCGGCGATGCGCTGGCGTCGCTGATCGGCTCGTTGCTCGGCACGTCGCTCATCATCACGAGCGCGGAGAATATCGGCGTCGTGCAGACCACGCGTGTGCGGTCTCGCTACGTCACCGCGACGGCGGGCGTGATGCTGATGCTCATCGCGCTGTTCGTGCCGCTCGGACGCCTTGCCTACGCGATTCCGGCGCCCGTGGTCGGCGGCACCGCGCTGATCGTCTTCGCGATGATCGGCGTGATGGGGATCAACCTGCTCGGCAAGGTCGATCTGCACGCGCGCGGCAATCAGTACACGCTGGCTGCGGCGCTCGTGATGGGTCTGTTACCGATACTCGTGCCCAACGTCTATGCAGCGCTTCCCGGCTCGCTGCAGATCGTGATGGGTAACGGCATGGCGGCGGGCACGCTGACGGCGATCATCGTCAATCTCATATTCGGCGCGTGGCGTCTCGCGCCGGTGGAGAAGGTTCAGTCAACCTGA
- a CDS encoding DEAD/DEAH box helicase encodes MSFASLGLIDPLLRNLQKLNYQTPTPVQVKAIPAVLGGQDVMAAAQTGTGKTAGFALPLLQRLVQHGPAVSSNRARVLVLVPTRELAEQVLQSFIDYGEGLDLRFLAAYGGVSINPQMMALRKGVDVLVATPGRLLDLNRQNAVQFDRVQTLVLDEADRMLDLGFARELNAVFAALPAKRQTLLFSATFSDEIRAMAASILRDPVNISVSPPNATASNIKQWVVTVDKRNKPELFMHLVAENKWEHALVFVKTRNGVDYLAAVLDEAGYSVDTIHGDKPQPARLHALERFKTGEVHMLVATDVAARGLDIDDLPLVINVDLPIVAQDYVHRIGRTGRAGASGVAVSLVCADEAPQLAAIEALIRQTLVRREEPGFEAKHRVPQTSATGEIVKKPKKPKKPKVPQVTPGAAPVPGKKSRPQGGENKRKPVAQQDTGLSGVNPFSVKKPRSKSGSKPAAVAGKPAGGRGKR; translated from the coding sequence ATGTCTTTTGCCTCGCTTGGCCTGATCGATCCGTTGCTGCGCAACCTGCAGAAGCTCAATTACCAGACACCCACGCCGGTGCAGGTCAAGGCGATTCCTGCTGTGCTCGGTGGCCAGGACGTCATGGCCGCCGCGCAGACCGGCACGGGCAAGACCGCGGGTTTTGCGCTGCCGCTGCTGCAACGGCTGGTGCAACACGGGCCGGCCGTGTCGAGCAATCGCGCGCGCGTTCTGGTTCTCGTGCCCACGCGCGAACTGGCTGAACAAGTGCTGCAAAGCTTTATCGATTACGGCGAAGGCCTGGACCTGCGATTCCTGGCCGCGTATGGCGGCGTGAGCATCAATCCGCAGATGATGGCCTTGCGCAAAGGCGTCGATGTGCTGGTTGCCACACCGGGCCGTTTGCTGGATCTGAATCGCCAAAATGCGGTGCAGTTCGATCGAGTACAGACGCTAGTGCTGGATGAAGCCGACCGCATGCTCGATCTGGGCTTCGCACGCGAACTCAACGCCGTGTTCGCCGCCTTGCCCGCAAAGCGTCAGACGCTGCTGTTCTCCGCCACGTTCTCCGATGAAATCCGCGCCATGGCCGCGAGCATTCTGCGCGACCCGGTCAACATCAGCGTCAGCCCGCCCAATGCCACGGCCAGCAATATCAAGCAGTGGGTGGTGACGGTGGATAAGAGGAACAAGCCTGAACTCTTCATGCACCTCGTGGCCGAGAACAAGTGGGAGCACGCGCTGGTGTTCGTCAAGACCCGTAATGGCGTCGACTATCTGGCGGCCGTGCTGGATGAAGCGGGTTATTCGGTCGACACCATCCACGGCGACAAGCCGCAACCCGCGCGTTTGCATGCACTCGAACGCTTCAAGACTGGCGAAGTCCATATGCTGGTCGCCACCGATGTGGCTGCGCGCGGACTGGATATCGACGACCTGCCTTTGGTCATCAACGTCGATCTGCCGATCGTGGCGCAAGACTATGTGCACCGCATAGGCCGCACCGGTCGCGCGGGCGCGAGCGGCGTGGCGGTGTCGCTCGTATGTGCCGATGAAGCGCCGCAACTGGCCGCGATCGAAGCGCTGATCCGGCAAACGCTGGTGCGTCGGGAAGAGCCAGGCTTCGAAGCGAAGCATCGCGTGCCGCAAACCAGCGCGACGGGCGAGATCGTCAAAAAACCTAAAAAGCCCAAAAAGCCGAAAGTGCCGCAGGTTACGCCGGGCGCGGCGCCGGTGCCCGGCAAGAAGTCGCGCCCGCAGGGTGGTGAAAACAAGCGCAAGCCTGTGGCGCAACAAGACACAGGATTGTCCGGCGTCAATCCGTTTAGCGTGAAGAAGCCGCGTAGCAAATCCGGCAGCAAGCCAGCCGCGGTTGCAGGTAAGCCGGCTGGCGGGCGTGGCAAACGCTAG
- a CDS encoding aryl-sulfate sulfotransferase: MTTTVDQITQRRRGVGLIAHDPNLSAGGYTLIAPQTAGGRVFLVDMRGEVVHEWQMPVRPGRHAVILPNGNLGYNGNHADSEDRYAPWSMWHGGDFYEVSPEGEVVWRYQDPAHHHDAQWLPNGNLLYAACAPVPAGFADRVPGGTAHGPDEPMSADVIREVNRAGELVWEWKAWEHLDPKDFPIAPGFGRYHWPLVNGLGVNAQGEVLMSLRTTSGIIAVDRRTGHVTMHIPPDVVSHQHAPVALANGNILTFDNGNFRAGAHVAFSRVLEIDPSTHEIVWSYADDMVNMFYSAFMGNAQRLANGNTHITESATGRLFEVTPAGEVVWEYVIPWFAEYPDEAARKTGPGQLNSVFQTFRYRREQLPWLPA; this comes from the coding sequence GTGACTACCACCGTCGATCAAATCACCCAGCGTCGCCGTGGCGTCGGGCTCATAGCGCACGACCCGAACCTGTCCGCTGGCGGCTATACGCTGATCGCGCCGCAAACGGCAGGCGGGCGCGTGTTTCTCGTCGATATGCGCGGCGAAGTCGTGCATGAATGGCAGATGCCGGTGCGCCCCGGCCGTCATGCGGTGATTCTCCCGAACGGCAATCTCGGTTACAACGGCAATCATGCGGATTCGGAAGATCGATATGCGCCTTGGTCGATGTGGCACGGCGGCGATTTCTACGAAGTATCGCCGGAGGGCGAGGTAGTGTGGCGGTACCAGGACCCGGCGCATCATCACGACGCGCAGTGGCTGCCGAACGGAAACCTGCTGTACGCCGCGTGCGCGCCGGTGCCCGCGGGTTTCGCCGATCGCGTGCCGGGCGGCACGGCGCATGGTCCGGACGAGCCCATGTCCGCGGACGTGATCCGCGAAGTGAATCGCGCGGGCGAACTCGTGTGGGAATGGAAAGCCTGGGAGCATCTCGATCCGAAAGACTTTCCTATCGCGCCGGGCTTCGGCCGTTATCACTGGCCGCTCGTGAACGGGCTCGGTGTGAACGCGCAAGGCGAGGTGCTGATGAGCTTGCGCACCACGTCGGGCATTATCGCGGTCGACCGTCGAACGGGCCACGTGACCATGCATATCCCACCGGACGTGGTTTCGCATCAGCATGCGCCGGTCGCGCTCGCCAACGGCAACATCCTCACGTTCGACAACGGCAACTTTCGCGCAGGCGCGCACGTGGCGTTCTCGCGTGTGTTGGAGATCGATCCGTCGACGCACGAAATCGTATGGTCTTACGCCGACGACATGGTCAATATGTTCTACAGCGCGTTCATGGGCAACGCGCAGCGGCTCGCGAACGGCAACACGCACATCACCGAATCGGCGACGGGGCGTCTTTTCGAAGTCACGCCCGCAGGCGAAGTGGTATGGGAATACGTGATTCCGTGGTTCGCCGAATACCCGGACGAAGCGGCCCGCAAGACAGGTCCGGGGCAATTGAACAGCGTCTTTCAAACCTTCCGCTACCGCCGCGAGCAATTGCCGTGGTTGCCTGCTTGA
- the dacB gene encoding D-alanyl-D-alanine carboxypeptidase/D-alanyl-D-alanine-endopeptidase yields MMSFRSAIKPLMEPTLTRCMALASAVLLASCGGSDHTDTTVPDTIMQVMKKPAYSGATWTMQVVDLDSGHVIYDLDSGSQVFIASVRKLFSTANALDVIGAQHRLVTPVYKQGTVDANGTLTGNLVLVASGDLTMGGRANPDGTIALTAFDHNEANSVGNAQLTTPDPLAGYNALAAQVAASGIKTVNGDVVIDDRLFDAFDFRDEFNVTPILVNDDLVDVAFNASAQGALLPFVYRPQSAAFTVQSTLTTGAPTSDFAVVLNQAFPDEPLDCIGQATCVGEVSGTVPAGVPPALTGVYPLVQTFRITDPSTYARTVLIEALARAGVTVTAAPVKANPVASLPAQGSYSSAQRVAQLTAAPYAQDLRFVNKVSYNIGADITLMQYGLAKNGSRTMATALTTEQGELSSTFGISPDQYHFIDGSGGGDTTANAKAVITLLRAMRLKPDYATYVDTLPVLGVDGSLTTVTGFEADPTLAGAKGRVYAKTGTYGGLSNTTPPVPLLKSQALAGYIDARSGRRLAFFLTVNNVPFVGLETILDAFQDEGEIAAQIWKLQ; encoded by the coding sequence ATGATGTCTTTCCGCTCGGCAATCAAGCCTTTGATGGAACCGACCCTCACGCGCTGCATGGCGCTGGCGTCCGCCGTGTTGCTGGCATCGTGCGGCGGCTCGGACCATACCGATACCACGGTGCCCGACACCATCATGCAGGTGATGAAAAAGCCTGCGTACAGCGGCGCGACGTGGACCATGCAGGTCGTCGATCTGGATTCCGGACATGTCATCTACGATCTCGACTCGGGCTCACAGGTGTTCATCGCGTCCGTGCGTAAGCTCTTCTCCACAGCCAATGCGCTCGACGTCATCGGTGCGCAGCATCGACTGGTGACGCCGGTCTACAAGCAAGGCACCGTCGATGCAAACGGCACGCTCACCGGCAATCTCGTACTCGTCGCGAGCGGCGATCTCACCATGGGCGGTCGCGCGAATCCGGACGGGACGATCGCGCTCACCGCGTTCGATCACAACGAAGCCAATAGTGTCGGCAACGCGCAACTGACCACGCCCGATCCGCTCGCCGGTTACAATGCGCTGGCCGCGCAGGTCGCCGCCTCGGGCATCAAGACGGTCAATGGCGATGTGGTGATCGACGATCGTCTGTTCGACGCGTTCGACTTCCGCGATGAATTCAACGTGACGCCGATCCTGGTCAACGACGATCTCGTGGATGTCGCCTTCAACGCGAGCGCGCAAGGTGCGCTGCTGCCGTTCGTGTACCGGCCTCAGTCGGCGGCGTTCACGGTGCAATCGACGCTCACCACGGGCGCGCCGACGTCGGACTTCGCCGTCGTGCTCAATCAGGCATTCCCGGATGAGCCGCTCGACTGTATCGGCCAGGCTACCTGTGTCGGCGAAGTGAGCGGCACGGTGCCGGCGGGGGTTCCGCCCGCGCTGACCGGCGTGTATCCGCTGGTGCAGACGTTTCGCATCACCGATCCCTCCACGTATGCGCGCACGGTGCTGATCGAAGCGCTCGCACGCGCGGGCGTAACCGTGACGGCCGCGCCCGTCAAGGCGAATCCGGTTGCATCCTTGCCGGCGCAAGGTTCTTATTCGAGCGCGCAACGGGTCGCCCAACTCACCGCCGCTCCGTATGCGCAGGATCTGCGTTTCGTGAACAAGGTGAGCTACAACATCGGCGCGGACATTACGCTGATGCAATACGGACTGGCGAAGAACGGCTCGCGCACCATGGCCACGGCGCTTACGACCGAACAAGGCGAACTGTCTTCGACCTTCGGCATTTCGCCGGACCAGTATCACTTCATCGACGGCAGCGGCGGCGGCGATACCACCGCGAACGCGAAGGCTGTCATCACGCTGCTGCGCGCCATGCGGCTCAAGCCCGACTATGCGACATACGTCGATACTTTGCCGGTACTCGGCGTCGATGGCTCGCTCACGACCGTCACCGGCTTCGAGGCCGATCCGACGCTAGCCGGTGCCAAGGGTCGTGTCTACGCCAAGACCGGCACGTATGGCGGTTTGAGCAACACCACACCGCCCGTGCCGCTTCTCAAGTCACAGGCGCTTGCGGGGTATATCGATGCAAGGAGCGGCCGGCGGCTTGCCTTCTTCCTGACCGTGAATAACGTGCCGTTCGTGGGGCTGGAAACCATCCTCGATGCTTTCCAGGACGAAGGCGAGATTGCGGCGCAAATCTGGAAACTGCAATGA
- a CDS encoding porin — MTTKIHRATLVAGLTTLVVSPLAFAQSSVTLYGSIDSGIGYVSNLRGSSAYIAQQGTLQADRFGFQGVEDIGAGRSVLFRLESGFVTTTGASASSTTFFNRQAYVGMSDATLGTVTLGRQTDWNFDWLGSVSTAQLLGDFSAFHPGNLDGLGSTLPVQLSSTVKWKSAAYRGLSVGALYGFPGASASNTNGRTISFGGNYTKGPLKLVAVYSEYRDRLLPLSSGLGLTSFEGQTLAPGATFNASQVREMGIGGSYRFERVTLHALATDMRIASKGGSEHFRSIDGGANLRVTPAEEIGVGAWTATLGARRWTQFTAANVYSLSKTTQLYADVMFETAGGGAVANTLGIGAASGRKQVVCLAGIHHLF; from the coding sequence ATGACAACAAAAATTCATCGCGCGACACTCGTCGCGGGTTTGACCACGCTCGTCGTTTCGCCGCTGGCATTCGCGCAAAGCAGCGTCACGTTATACGGCAGCATCGATTCGGGTATTGGATACGTGAGCAATTTGCGCGGCTCGTCGGCTTATATCGCGCAGCAGGGGACCTTGCAGGCGGACCGCTTCGGCTTTCAGGGTGTCGAGGATATCGGCGCGGGGCGCTCGGTGCTGTTCAGGCTCGAAAGCGGTTTTGTCACGACGACGGGTGCATCCGCCAGCAGCACGACGTTCTTCAATCGACAAGCCTATGTCGGAATGTCCGACGCGACGCTCGGCACGGTCACGCTCGGGCGTCAGACCGACTGGAACTTCGACTGGCTCGGCTCGGTTTCGACAGCTCAGTTGCTCGGCGACTTTTCCGCGTTTCATCCAGGCAATCTCGATGGTCTCGGCAGCACGCTTCCCGTGCAGTTATCGAGCACGGTCAAGTGGAAGAGCGCTGCATATCGCGGCCTGAGCGTCGGCGCGCTTTATGGATTTCCGGGTGCATCGGCCAGCAATACCAACGGGCGGACGATCAGTTTCGGTGGGAACTATACCAAGGGTCCGCTCAAACTGGTGGCGGTGTATTCGGAGTACCGCGACCGGCTGCTGCCGCTATCCAGCGGGCTCGGGCTGACTTCGTTCGAAGGTCAGACGCTCGCGCCCGGCGCCACGTTCAATGCGAGCCAGGTGCGGGAGATGGGTATTGGTGGCTCGTACCGGTTCGAGCGCGTCACGCTGCATGCGCTCGCAACCGATATGCGCATCGCGTCCAAGGGCGGCAGCGAACATTTTCGCAGCATCGACGGCGGTGCGAATCTGCGCGTGACACCCGCGGAGGAAATCGGCGTGGGCGCATGGACGGCGACGCTCGGCGCGCGTCGCTGGACGCAATTCACGGCGGCCAATGTGTATTCGCTATCGAAGACAACCCAGCTTTATGCCGATGTGATGTTCGAAACGGCGGGCGGCGGCGCGGTGGCCAATACGCTTGGCATCGGGGCGGCTTCGGGCAGGAAGCAGGTGGTGTGTCTCGCCGGGATTCATCATCTGTTCTGA
- a CDS encoding NAD-binding protein encodes MLHALRTLRRRRFRSEFRHSVRTCRDERPDAGSGKPHDLNTSFGSRSYQVYSANIADGHYEPGFKASLGLKDLRLASEAAQELGAALPMLAAVYERMTETVAAGLGERDWSAMAKVTIEKPRTEK; translated from the coding sequence CTGCTCCACGCGCTTCGAACGCTTCGCCGCCGGCGGTTTCGCAGCGAGTTTCGGCACAGCGTCCGGACTTGTCGCGACGAGCGCCCTGATGCCGGCAGCGGCAAACCTCACGATCTAAATACGTCGTTCGGCAGCCGGTCGTATCAAGTCTATTCGGCGAATATCGCGGATGGACACTACGAACCGGGGTTCAAGGCATCGCTCGGACTGAAGGATCTGCGACTCGCGTCTGAAGCCGCGCAAGAACTGGGCGCCGCGTTGCCGATGCTTGCCGCCGTCTACGAACGGATGACTGAAACCGTCGCGGCGGGATTGGGCGAGCGAGACTGGTCGGCCATGGCGAAAGTCACCATCGAGAAACCACGCACCGAGAAGTGA
- a CDS encoding N-carbamoyl-D-amino-acid hydrolase, translated as MSKSRKIGLAVAQMGPVHLADDRRAVVERLVAMLHEAKARSAKLVVFPELALTTFFPRYWMSEEAAMERFFERSMPNPDVQPLFDAARDAGIGFYLGYAELTAQGERFNTSIIVDDSGKIVAKYRKTHLPGHSEHKPDAPFQHLEKKFFAVGNSGFPVVDTMGARLGMCICNDRRWPETWRAMSLQGAELGVLGYNTPSENIHWPEPVHLRMHTHLVTLQASAYQNAMWIAAAAKCGKEDGFHMIGGSVIVAPSGEIAAQSMSEDDEVIFANVDLALGDTFREHVFNFAKHRRPEHYGLIVERTGAGAPLPHDPDALN; from the coding sequence ATGAGCAAGTCACGCAAAATCGGCCTGGCCGTCGCGCAAATGGGACCGGTCCATCTCGCAGATGACCGTCGGGCGGTCGTCGAGCGGCTCGTCGCCATGCTGCACGAAGCGAAAGCGCGCAGTGCAAAGCTGGTCGTGTTCCCGGAGCTCGCGCTCACCACGTTTTTTCCGCGCTACTGGATGAGCGAGGAAGCGGCCATGGAACGCTTCTTCGAGCGATCGATGCCGAATCCCGACGTACAGCCGCTCTTCGACGCCGCGCGCGACGCGGGCATCGGCTTCTATCTCGGCTATGCGGAACTGACGGCGCAAGGCGAGCGCTTCAATACGTCGATCATCGTCGATGACAGCGGCAAGATCGTCGCGAAGTATCGCAAGACGCATTTGCCGGGGCATTCGGAGCACAAGCCGGACGCGCCTTTCCAGCATCTGGAAAAGAAGTTTTTCGCGGTGGGCAACTCGGGTTTTCCTGTCGTCGACACGATGGGCGCGCGCCTCGGCATGTGTATCTGCAACGACCGCCGCTGGCCGGAAACATGGCGCGCGATGTCGCTGCAAGGCGCGGAACTCGGCGTGCTCGGCTACAACACGCCGTCCGAGAACATTCATTGGCCCGAACCGGTCCATTTGCGCATGCATACCCATCTCGTCACGTTGCAGGCGAGCGCTTATCAGAATGCGATGTGGATTGCCGCGGCCGCCAAATGCGGCAAGGAAGACGGCTTTCATATGATCGGCGGCTCGGTGATTGTCGCGCCTTCGGGCGAGATCGCCGCGCAAAGCATGAGCGAAGACGACGAGGTGATCTTCGCGAACGTCGATCTCGCGCTCGGCGACACGTTCCGCGAGCACGTCTTCAACTTCGCGAAGCATCGGCGGCCGGAACATTACGGGCTGATCGTCGAGCGCACCGGCGCGGGCGCGCCGCTGCCGCACGATCCAGACGCGCTCAATTAA
- a CDS encoding MFS transporter, whose protein sequence is MNDDITQDASASARPASYGSSPQSATDKSIFGPPHVRALVASISGYAMDGFDLLILGFMLSLISADLGLSSAQAGSLVTWTLVGGVAGGIGFGILSDYLGRVRVLTYTILLFALFTGLCAFATGYHDLLAYRFVAGLGLGGEFGIGMALAIEAWPAEKRGRVSSYVGMGWQIGVLIAALLTPVLLPHIRWRGMFLVGLAPAVLSFVIRKAIGEPKIFIEKAIRRRHEFPLKTLFRDRETRRRSIGMIIMCSVQNFGYYGLIIWMPGYLTKAFGFTLAKSATWTAASILGMLVGIWIFGQLADRIGRKPTFVIYQLGALVMVFVYSRMTTPEALLIGGMVVGVFVNGMMGGYGALMAELYPTHARGTAQNVLWSIGRAVGGFGPLAIGAVASYYSFGTAIAALACIYIVDVVATVVLIPELKGVELE, encoded by the coding sequence ATGAACGACGACATCACGCAAGATGCATCGGCGTCGGCACGGCCGGCGTCTTACGGCAGCTCGCCACAAAGCGCCACGGACAAATCGATATTCGGACCGCCGCACGTGCGCGCGCTCGTCGCATCGATTTCCGGCTACGCCATGGACGGCTTCGACCTGCTGATCCTCGGCTTCATGCTGAGCCTCATCTCGGCGGACCTTGGACTCAGCTCCGCGCAGGCGGGCTCGCTCGTTACGTGGACGCTAGTCGGCGGCGTCGCGGGTGGCATCGGCTTCGGAATACTCAGCGATTATCTCGGCCGCGTGCGCGTGCTCACTTACACCATTTTGCTCTTTGCGCTGTTCACCGGTCTGTGCGCTTTCGCGACCGGATACCACGACCTGCTAGCGTATCGCTTCGTGGCGGGCCTGGGACTTGGCGGCGAGTTCGGTATCGGCATGGCGCTCGCCATCGAGGCGTGGCCCGCCGAAAAGCGCGGACGCGTCTCCTCGTATGTCGGCATGGGCTGGCAGATCGGCGTGCTGATCGCGGCGCTGCTGACGCCGGTATTGTTGCCGCATATCCGCTGGCGCGGCATGTTTCTCGTGGGACTCGCGCCCGCCGTGTTGTCGTTCGTCATCCGCAAGGCGATTGGCGAACCGAAGATCTTCATCGAGAAAGCAATCAGGAGGCGGCACGAATTTCCCCTCAAGACGCTGTTTCGCGATCGGGAAACGCGACGCCGCAGCATCGGCATGATCATCATGTGTTCGGTGCAGAACTTCGGCTACTACGGTCTCATCATCTGGATGCCGGGCTATCTGACGAAGGCGTTCGGCTTCACGCTCGCCAAGTCGGCGACATGGACGGCGGCGTCGATTCTCGGCATGCTGGTCGGCATCTGGATCTTCGGGCAGCTCGCGGACAGAATCGGCAGGAAGCCTACCTTCGTGATCTATCAGTTGGGCGCGCTCGTCATGGTGTTCGTCTACTCGCGCATGACGACGCCCGAGGCGCTACTGATTGGCGGCATGGTGGTCGGCGTGTTCGTAAACGGCATGATGGGCGGCTATGGCGCGCTCATGGCCGAGTTGTATCCGACTCATGCACGCGGCACCGCGCAGAATGTGCTGTGGAGCATCGGTCGCGCGGTCGGCGGGTTCGGACCGCTCGCGATCGGCGCGGTGGCGAGCTATTACTCGTTCGGCACGGCCATCGCGGCGCTGGCTTGTATCTATATCGTCGATGTCGTCGCGACTGTCGTGCTGATTCCGGAGTTGAAGGGCGTGGAGTTGGAGTGA